In the Spirochaetota bacterium genome, one interval contains:
- a CDS encoding type II toxin-antitoxin system VapB family antitoxin encodes MATNLAIDDKLIVQAQKLCGLKTKKDTVTLALKEFISRRKQEEIIGLFGSIEYDSDYDYKKGRKRP; translated from the coding sequence ATGGCTACAAATCTGGCGATTGACGACAAGCTCATTGTGCAGGCCCAGAAGTTGTGCGGTTTGAAAACAAAGAAGGACACGGTGACCCTTGCGCTCAAGGAGTTCATTTCCAGGAGAAAGCAGGAGGAGATTATCGGCCTTTTCGGATCGATCGAGTATGATTCCGATTATGATTACAAGAAGGGCCGGAAGCGTCCATGA
- a CDS encoding HigA family addiction module antidote protein — MKRLPNIHPGEILSEEFLKPLRITAYRLAKETNIPQTRISEILKKKRRITADTALRLSKFFGNSPAFWLGLQNDFDLEEENNKISRELDKIHPFSKLQAS, encoded by the coding sequence ATGAAACGCTTGCCCAATATACATCCCGGTGAAATTCTGTCTGAAGAATTTCTCAAGCCGTTGCGCATAACCGCGTACCGGCTTGCAAAGGAAACCAATATTCCTCAGACACGCATTTCCGAAATACTTAAAAAGAAGCGCAGGATAACGGCTGATACCGCGCTGAGGCTCAGCAAGTTTTTCGGAAATTCCCCCGCGTTCTGGCTGGGGCTGCAGAATGATTTTGACCTGGAAGAGGAGAATAATAAAATATCCAGGGAATTGGATAAGATTCATCCTTTTTCGAAGCTGCAGGCATCTTAG
- a CDS encoding DUF2442 domain-containing protein, with the protein MKKIHDIKHISFDGPYIILAVDGTDYRVDLHGQSEKLAGSSDAVKNNYIVSPSGYGIRWPDIDEDLSIDGLIGVKHKSGFSSNKTA; encoded by the coding sequence ATGAAAAAAATTCATGATATCAAGCATATCTCTTTTGACGGGCCGTACATTATACTTGCGGTTGACGGAACGGATTACCGCGTCGACCTCCATGGCCAGTCAGAGAAACTGGCCGGCAGTTCCGATGCCGTGAAGAACAATTACATCGTTTCGCCTTCCGGCTACGGCATACGCTGGCCCGATATCGATGAGGACCTGTCGATCGATGGGCTTATCGGCGTGAAGCATAAAAGCGGTTTTTCATCCAACAAGACAGCATAA
- a CDS encoding class 1 isoprenoid biosynthesis enzyme produces the protein MKYAGIKLGEPLNFFSHFHRPVWSPLHWLTIREGEGPLSKDCLDHAIRGHAMAMTLHSLDDHLVDGSIPVSHLSLLIRSEAWRRLNDAIDSLCTDLPGGIEMARGLIDDYYGGITEGETPRNIEGYCDLFRKQLATGLVMPLLVARKTGCDDRFMSGLRGATESFGIAWRLLDDIQDLEADMAGGARSAVYVCLDDKGRTLWDERGQGTGKGAEKRSERICAMVNEGKIIETIAGRIVAEMDNAAALADGIGLRGLGDEYRALAGPVREWVGDHR, from the coding sequence ATGAAATACGCAGGTATTAAACTGGGAGAGCCCCTCAATTTTTTCAGTCATTTTCATCGACCCGTCTGGTCTCCGCTCCATTGGCTGACCATCCGGGAGGGTGAGGGCCCACTTTCGAAAGACTGTCTCGATCATGCCATTCGCGGCCACGCCATGGCCATGACCCTTCATTCCCTCGACGACCACCTCGTGGACGGGTCTATTCCGGTGTCTCACCTTTCGCTGCTTATCCGGAGTGAAGCGTGGCGCCGCCTGAATGACGCCATTGACAGCCTCTGCACCGATCTTCCCGGCGGCATCGAAATGGCCAGGGGCCTTATCGACGATTACTACGGGGGGATCACGGAAGGGGAAACTCCCAGGAATATCGAGGGATATTGCGATCTTTTCCGGAAGCAGCTGGCCACGGGACTTGTCATGCCGCTCCTGGTCGCGCGGAAGACCGGCTGCGATGATCGATTCATGTCGGGTCTTCGGGGCGCCACAGAGTCCTTCGGCATAGCCTGGCGGCTACTCGACGACATCCAGGACCTGGAGGCGGACATGGCCGGCGGCGCCCGCAGCGCGGTCTATGTGTGCCTTGATGATAAGGGCCGCACCCTCTGGGATGAACGGGGCCAGGGCACAGGGAAGGGCGCGGAAAAAAGATCGGAGCGGATCTGCGCCATGGTCAACGAAGGAAAGATCATAGAGACTATCGCAGGCCGCATCGTGGCGGAGATGGATAACGCTGCGGCGCTTGCGGACGGTATCGGTCTCCGGGGCCTCGGGGATGAGTACCGGGCCCTGGCCGGGCCGGTGAGGGAATGGGTGGGCGATCACCGATAA
- a CDS encoding radical SAM protein, translating to MGNITQGNIPDNIRHSIEKDVLSVEVTTRCNSACGHCFARAGRDAAHDMDLATAREIAAEGRSLGYRHFHITGGEPLLWPQLFNLIDEAAAMGYESVFINTNGTLLTTEAARRLADHGGRVSLSISLQGPEELHDRVRGGSFQAALAGLESALAAGIGVYVFTTAGKSLLPELPRFAEFLFDTYPAIKDLTLIQLIRVHGDALDLSEELLSPEDFISLVRMTALLNLYGYRVTVLQNPLATAASRALNMPWVAPALPLHRCGGVIVMADGAITLAHSTRESFGAYGPGALGGVLASDEYRKASGPDDDGCAGCRFLSLCRENAMVRPSEWFRSMGRPGLFCREVLGLAVPEAEA from the coding sequence TTGGGCAACATAACACAAGGCAATATCCCGGACAATATCCGGCATTCAATCGAAAAAGACGTCCTCAGCGTGGAGGTGACCACGCGGTGCAACAGCGCCTGCGGCCACTGCTTCGCCCGGGCCGGCAGGGACGCGGCCCATGACATGGACCTTGCGACGGCCCGGGAAATCGCCGCCGAGGGAAGGTCCCTCGGGTACCGCCATTTTCACATCACCGGCGGCGAGCCGCTCCTCTGGCCCCAGCTCTTCAATCTCATCGACGAGGCCGCAGCGATGGGATACGAGTCGGTCTTCATAAACACCAACGGCACCCTTCTCACCACGGAGGCGGCGCGGCGCCTGGCGGACCATGGCGGCCGCGTCTCCCTCTCCATCAGCCTCCAGGGGCCCGAGGAGCTCCATGACCGGGTCCGGGGCGGTTCCTTTCAGGCGGCCCTTGCCGGCCTTGAGAGCGCCCTCGCCGCGGGGATCGGCGTGTATGTCTTTACCACAGCGGGGAAGAGCCTTTTACCGGAGCTCCCGCGCTTCGCGGAATTTCTTTTTGATACCTATCCTGCCATAAAAGATCTTACCCTGATCCAGCTTATCCGCGTCCATGGAGACGCACTGGACCTCTCGGAAGAGCTTCTCTCGCCGGAGGATTTTATCTCCCTGGTGCGTATGACCGCCCTCCTGAACCTGTACGGGTACCGGGTCACGGTGCTCCAGAACCCCCTGGCCACGGCCGCGTCCCGCGCTTTGAATATGCCCTGGGTCGCGCCAGCCCTTCCGCTCCACCGGTGCGGCGGCGTCATAGTCATGGCCGACGGCGCCATCACCCTGGCCCATTCCACCAGGGAGTCCTTCGGCGCCTACGGGCCCGGGGCTCTTGGCGGGGTCCTCGCGTCGGATGAATACCGGAAAGCGTCGGGGCCCGATGACGACGGCTGCGCCGGGTGCCGGTTCCTATCCCTCTGCCGGGAGAACGCCATGGTGCGGCCCTCTGAGTGGTTCCGCTCCATGGGTCGGCCGGGGCTGTTCTGCAGGGAAGTGCTCGGGCTGGCCGTCCCGGAGGCGGAGGCATGA
- a CDS encoding type II toxin-antitoxin system RelE/ParE family toxin has product MIKSFNSKETERIWKGEPSRKLPADIQGKARMKLRMINNSASLNDLRIPPSNHLESLRGDRKGRYSIRINNQWRICFIWNEGNAYHVEIVDYH; this is encoded by the coding sequence ATGATCAAATCATTCAATTCAAAAGAAACTGAAAGGATCTGGAAAGGAGAGCCATCAAGGAAATTGCCCGCTGATATACAGGGAAAGGCAAGGATGAAGCTGAGGATGATCAATAATTCCGCTTCTCTGAATGATTTGCGCATCCCTCCGTCTAATCATCTTGAATCTCTCAGGGGCGACAGAAAGGGACGCTACAGCATCCGTATAAATAATCAGTGGAGAATCTGTTTCATCTGGAATGAGGGAAACGCCTATCATGTTGAAATTGTCGATTACCATTGA
- a CDS encoding PIN domain-containing protein translates to MNVLVDTSVWSLALRRKAVFDSAYVKELSELIQELRVAMIGPIRQELLSGISEESKYNTLRDTLRSFEDIPIETEHYEMAARLFNHCRKKGIQGSAVDFLICAVGIKNKLPIFTLDKDFEKYKGHMDIMLYKIRKK, encoded by the coding sequence ATGAACGTGCTGGTGGATACCTCGGTGTGGTCACTGGCCCTCCGCAGAAAGGCGGTCTTCGATAGTGCCTATGTCAAGGAACTGTCTGAATTGATACAGGAGCTGCGCGTGGCCATGATTGGGCCCATACGCCAGGAATTGCTGTCCGGAATATCAGAAGAGAGCAAATACAATACCCTCAGGGATACGTTGAGATCCTTCGAGGACATTCCGATTGAAACAGAGCATTATGAGATGGCGGCCCGGCTTTTCAATCACTGCAGGAAAAAGGGGATACAGGGGTCCGCCGTGGATTTTTTAATCTGCGCCGTGGGAATCAAAAACAAGCTCCCGATTTTCACCCTTGATAAAGATTTTGAGAAATATAAAGGCCATATGGATATTATGCTCTATAAGATAAGAAAGAAGTAA
- a CDS encoding type II toxin-antitoxin system VapC family toxin produces the protein MNYILDTHALLWALFDHTRLSEKASSVILDPDNEINVSLVTFWEIALKYNLGKLTLEGVAPEELPSYAEKAGFEILGITAEEASSFYKLPRLRHHDPFDRMIIWQCIRNNMCLITRDSGINDYADHGLKTVW, from the coding sequence ATGAATTATATCCTGGACACTCACGCGCTGCTCTGGGCCCTTTTCGATCATACCCGCCTCTCGGAAAAAGCGTCTTCTGTCATACTCGATCCTGACAATGAGATCAATGTCAGTCTTGTCACCTTCTGGGAAATCGCCCTGAAATACAATCTTGGAAAACTGACGCTGGAGGGAGTGGCCCCGGAGGAGCTGCCGTCCTACGCGGAGAAAGCCGGCTTTGAGATCCTGGGGATCACTGCCGAAGAGGCGTCTTCATTTTACAAGCTCCCCAGGCTGCGGCACCATGACCCGTTTGATCGGATGATCATCTGGCAGTGCATACGGAACAACATGTGCCTCATTACCAGGGACAGCGGGATCAATGACTATGCGGATCATGGATTGAAAACAGTCTGGTAG
- a CDS encoding class 1 isoprenoid biosynthesis enzyme yields the protein MTDPILRACSTVSFGPIDIGDAAGFYRPIDIGDAAGFYRRLNSHMTALCRSLPETMQTKAMMFLMEYGRIAVGESLDFFKHYYAPSWSALYWTVAAPGACGAISEQDLDDALRCQAMAMSLHSFDDHLVEGGVAASHLTLLVRSQAWRFMKDAIGRFCDGLPGGSAIAAGLINDYYCAITEGEASKDLDGYCDLFRKQMATWVVMPVLCARKSGKGEEFITALRGSYESFGIAWRLLDDIQDLEDDMADGAHSAVYVCLDDRGHALWNEKGQDTGKGAEKRSERICAMVSEGKIIESIAGRIVAELDKAAALADGIGLRGLGDEYRVLAGPVREWVDRNR from the coding sequence ATGACAGATCCAATCCTCCGGGCGTGTTCCACAGTCAGCTTCGGACCTATAGATATAGGCGATGCCGCCGGTTTCTACCGCCCTATAGATATAGGCGATGCCGCCGGTTTCTACCGCCGTCTCAACAGCCACATGACAGCGCTCTGCCGCTCCCTGCCTGAAACCATGCAGACGAAGGCGATGATGTTCCTCATGGAGTACGGCCGCATCGCCGTGGGGGAGTCCCTTGACTTCTTCAAGCATTATTACGCCCCGTCGTGGTCGGCCCTGTACTGGACCGTTGCCGCGCCGGGAGCTTGCGGCGCAATCTCCGAACAAGACCTGGACGACGCCCTCCGCTGCCAGGCCATGGCCATGTCGCTCCATTCCTTCGACGACCACCTGGTGGAAGGGGGCGTTGCCGCTTCCCATCTTACCCTGCTGGTGCGCTCCCAGGCGTGGCGCTTCATGAAGGACGCCATCGGCCGCTTCTGCGATGGCCTTCCAGGTGGTAGCGCCATCGCAGCGGGCCTTATCAACGATTATTACTGCGCCATCACGGAAGGGGAGGCCTCCAAGGATCTTGACGGGTACTGCGATCTCTTCCGGAAGCAGATGGCCACCTGGGTGGTGATGCCGGTGCTCTGCGCCCGCAAGTCCGGGAAGGGTGAAGAGTTCATCACGGCCCTGCGGGGCTCCTACGAGTCCTTCGGCATTGCCTGGCGGCTCCTCGACGACATACAGGACCTTGAAGATGACATGGCCGACGGCGCCCATAGCGCGGTGTACGTATGTCTTGACGATAGAGGCCACGCCCTCTGGAATGAAAAGGGCCAGGACACAGGGAAGGGCGCTGAAAAAAGATCGGAACGGATCTGCGCCATGGTCAGTGAGGGAAAGATCATCGAGTCCATCGCCGGCCGGATCGTGGCGGAGCTGGACAAGGCGGCAGCCCTCGCCGACGGAATCGGTCTCCGGGGCCTCGGGGATGAGTACCGGGTCCTGGCAGGGCCGGTGAGGGAATGGGTGGATAGGAACCGATAA
- a CDS encoding type II toxin-antitoxin system Phd/YefM family antitoxin, translating into MKHLQVGEFKSRFSSVLDDVRKGEEITISYGKKKEKVAVIVPYSKYKKNIRRKLGILEKRASCVIGDDFSLSDEDMIES; encoded by the coding sequence ATGAAACATCTGCAGGTCGGTGAATTCAAATCCAGGTTTTCCAGTGTCCTCGATGATGTCAGGAAAGGCGAGGAGATTACCATCTCATATGGAAAGAAAAAGGAAAAGGTCGCAGTGATCGTGCCTTATTCAAAATACAAAAAGAATATACGCAGAAAATTGGGGATCCTCGAGAAGAGGGCCTCCTGCGTCATTGGCGATGATTTTTCCCTGTCAGATGAAGACATGATCGAGTCATGA